GCTTTTGCAATAATGGTTTCTTTATCCAAAGGTTTGATTGTTGCCATATTGAGAAGAGTGGCATGAATTCCTTTTTCTTTTAGAAGAGAAACAGCTGTCATAGCTTCGTTCACCATCACTCCATTGGCAATGATACAAACGTCTTTTCCTTCAAAGATCACTTCTGCTTTTCCAATTTGGAATTTATAGTTTTCTCGTTCGATGACAGGAATCGCAGGTCTACCTACTCTCACATAAACAGGGCCCTTGTAATCGGCAATTGCATGAATGACTTGTTTAGTTTCATTAAAGTCAGATGGGCAAATCACAGTCATTTCTGGTATGACACGCATAATGGCAAAATCTTCAATACATTGGTGAGAAGCACCATCTTCTCCAACAGTGATACCACCGTGAGAAGCCACAAGTTTTACGTTTAATTTTGGATAAACGACACTGTTCCGAACCACTTCCCATGCACGACCAGATAAAAACATAGCAAAACTAGAAGCAAATGGTACAAACCCGGAAAGAGCAAGACCCGCCGCATGACCAACTAAGTTTTGTTCAGCGACACCTACGTTAAAAAATCGTTCAGGATACTTCTTTTTGAAGTCAGCAGTTTTAGTGGAACCAGAAAGGTCCGCATCTAAAACGACTACATCTTGTCTAGATGCACCTAACTCAACTAAGGCTTCGCCGTATGCATCTCTTGTTGCTTTTTTGTCCGCTGTTGATTGGCTAGGTGCTCCCATTTTTTATCCTTTTTTTAACGCTTCTGCTTTATCAGTTTTTTCCCAAGTGAAAGTGCTACCAGTTCTACCGAAGTGACCGTAAGCCGCTGTTTCTTGGTATTTTCTTCCTTTTCCAAGGAGATCCAAACCTTCTACAATTCCTTTTGGAGTGAGTTTGAAGTTTGCGAGTACACGTTTTGCAATTTCTTCATCAGAAATGGTTCCTGTTCCAAATGTATCCACAAGAACAGATACGGGTTCTGCCACACCAATTGCATAAGCTAATTGCACTTCACATTTGTGAGCAAGACCAGCTGCCACAACGTTTTTCGCAATGT
The sequence above is a segment of the Leptospira sp. WS39.C2 genome. Coding sequences within it:
- a CDS encoding transketolase family protein: MGAPSQSTADKKATRDAYGEALVELGASRQDVVVLDADLSGSTKTADFKKKYPERFFNVGVAEQNLVGHAAGLALSGFVPFASSFAMFLSGRAWEVVRNSVVYPKLNVKLVASHGGITVGEDGASHQCIEDFAIMRVIPEMTVICPSDFNETKQVIHAIADYKGPVYVRVGRPAIPVIERENYKFQIGKAEVIFEGKDVCIIANGVMVNEAMTAVSLLKEKGIHATLLNMATIKPLDKETIIAKAKECGAVVTCEEHNVIGGLGSAVSELLSEEYPVPVIKLGMKDTFGKSGTWSGLLDYFGLRAKDVVSHAELAISKKKK